TCATTAAAGTGTAAATTCCCCCCTCCACATGAAAAAAATTGGTGTTTTGTAAAGTCGTCCAAATATTACATATGACGCTATATTGGTATAGCCATGCAGCTATCGCTGTGCAGTGGTACAGCTACCCTGGTAAATAAACACATATGAAGTTCAAAATGTAATCTTGCCTATGCTTGCCTCCATACTCCACCCATACTCGCACACCCACCTCCACCTTTCACACAAAACATGAACCAAAACCGCTCTGGCTTCCTTCAGGTGCAGAGCTACAATTTCAAccccagcagagagacagtaGCTTGTTCAGGTTGCAGTTTTTGTGTTAcaaggaaacaaacaaacaaaatgtcCCAGAGTTTCTCCTGAGCAGGAGCCAGTCTTAGCCCTGGCCCCAGAGTCTTGCCTTTCAGAGGAACAAAGTCTGAAATATAACCGGTCCCTAAATTATGGAAAAAGTGTGAAGTGTTAGGTGAGCAAAAAGTCTTggtgtaaaacaaaaacaaagttaagacagcagggagggggaaaaTACAAGTACTGCAAATAATAACAGTATGCATTCTCCTGTAGTCAATGTTGAGGGGTCCTTTCTAAAAGGTCATTGTGAGGTCACAGGAAGTAGTCAGCCACTGGCTTCTTAGAAGGAATGCCCCTGGTTTCCTGTGGCGCCGCTTCGAATATGATGTAATCCTTCTGCAGGTGCTCATCCAGTTCCAAAATGGCCGCCACATTGCCACACCTTGCAGGAGAGAAACGAATCATGAATGATAACTCAGATGATAACTCAGGGAACACCATTTTAGCAGAAGGACAAGCAGATGCAGCAGGGTAAACACGCGTGTCCCTGGCGTGGAGGCATCACCTGTAGCAGTAGTTGGGTGCGGACCACACGGTAAGCACCGTCTCGTTGAAGTGCCACTTGTAGCCCTCCATCACCAGCTGATGCGCTCGGCAGATCATGTCGATGTCGTTAGCGGCGTTGAACTGCGCCACCACGTCGCTCCCAAACAGGTACCCCCGCCCCCCGGGGACTCACACCCCACCCCGTCGTGTCTGGGGAACACAGCAGCACGGTGACCaatcacaaacacaacaacctcCACAACACCTGACAGGACATGGAGGAACTGGATCATGCCATCCACACCCCCAGGAAGAGAAGCCATCTTGTAGTAATACTAAGCTGCAGAGAGAAGGTTCCAGAGACGTCTGCTTACCTTCAGGATCTGACCACAGCAGGTCACACATTGGCCCGTCATGaggcacttcctgtttcctgtcgaTGGTTCTGATCTGGTCCAGAGTCTGAATAGACGGGGAGAGGCCTCCGTGCACACAGAATATCTACCCAGAATGCACCACAGAAATAAACACGTTAACCAGCCAACAAATACACCACATGAAAAACCCTAGCAGTGGAATATCTCCCCAAACAAATATACCACAAAGACACAATAATAACCAACTTTAATCTATTTCTGTCACATAAATAAAGCTCAAAGAAAACATCATTCTCAGTACATTCCCCATAATAGCTACACAAATACTTAGAGGTACTCGGCTCAGCTGAATCATCCAGGTCAGCTCACCTTGCCGTCAATGAtggcggagagggagaggtagtcGAAGATCTCGGTGCAGTACCGCCACACGGTGACCGAGCCGTACTTCCGCAGACACTCGTCGTAGAAGCCGTACACCTGCGTGATCTGACGAGACTCGTGGTTTCCCCGGATCAACGTGATGCGGTCAGGGTAGCGcacctgcgggggggggggggggggggagaagacaaAGACAGCTAGGGTTAGTTCATCCCAGAGTTCCAGCAGTTAGAAGGAGAAACACAGGTCCACACATGGATAACCGTAAACATCCGTCTCTCTTACCTTGAGTGCGAGGAGCAGCAGGAAGGTTTCAACACTGTAGAACCCTCTGTCCACAAAGTCTCCCATGAAGAGGTAGTTTGTCTCTGGAACGTCACCGCCAACCTACCGTTCACCGTGACAACACGGCCACACATGTAAGCAGCATGTAGCACAATCCAGAAATTGAAATTCACAGGACAAACTGCTCATGATGAGACAATATGACTTTACAACTTACTCTGAATAACTCCTTAAGGTCATAAAACTGTCCATGGATATCTCCACACACCTGGGAAAGCCAAGCGAGACAAATCACTACAAAGGTGCAGCAGTAAAAGGGATGAACGTGGGGCTGTGAACAGGCGCTTGACTTACTGTAACTGGGGAATCGACTCTCTGAACAttgctctcctccaccaggaTCTCTCTAAAAAACAGAGCCACACAAATAAACATGTCAAAGGAAACGCATACAAAATTAAACAATAGCTAAAAAGTTCAATCATGGCCAGCCAAACGTGTTAAAATGACTAGAAACCAGCAGGTTACATTGCTAATACAGAAGCACACAGCCTCACTGGATGAGGTGTTTGGAAGAGAGCTGTTTGAGATGTCAGGAGTGTTTACCTGGCTCTGGCACACAGGGCTTTGACTTCGTTCTCCTTGATGAGCTCACATCTCCTCAActgctctatctgtctgtccagATCGCTGATGTCGCCCATGGTGACGGACTACGCTGCCACCGTTCGCGTCACCACGGGTGCCGCACTGATACACAAACAGGTTCACTGTGTCACTACTGTCTCTCcaacatgtccacacacactatctctctctctctctctctctctctctctctctctctctactggtGGATTAGATACCAGAGCACCAGATGTCTACAGCTGCATTCTGGGCAGAGATGATCTAATGGCTGGGATTAAAAGACGTAACTACTTTCTTAACAGCCTCTAATACACAACGGAAGGAACAGAGTCAGCACAAGCCATGCCGGTGACGCGTGTTATTGTGATGCGGCCAACCCGAGAAACTGTTAACATAAAAACACAGCACCATCCATCAATTGCATGGCTGTTGACTCTGTAGGGTTTTGTCACAAAGCAGGTGTTGACAGGATGTTATGCCAAGGCTTATTTTACACTACTCTGTTGCCAAAGCTAGCCTGCGTATAAGTTAGCAAGCTGGCTAGAGCCTAGGAGAGGTTAACTAGGTGGCTTGGCCAGCAACAATATACAGGTAGCTACAAAATAAAGGATGGCAAATGTAGTATAGGTAGCCACCATAGCTAGCTAACGTACAGGTAGCTAGCCAACTGTGATCACGCAGTGAAGTCAGCTATACAGTAGCCTACGGTACGGTAGCTAATGTTGGTGCTACTAGTTAGCGGTGGCTAACAGTGTAGTGTACGGTCGGGCTACAGCCTTAACCGACACTTCGCTTAtggctaggctagctagttagctgggCGTGGAAAAGTTTACTTTTCTTTGTGATAGCCAGCAAGCTAGCATACTAGTTAACCGGTCAGTCAACGACGATATACATTCATCTATCAATCATCATCTTGGCTATGGCTAACATTAAACTGACGCCAATCTTACCTGCTGTATAGAAAATAATCAGCGGCAACCCTAGCAAGCCCGTATGCGTTTTCTTCTTCGACAACACCGTGTGCGACGGCCCTCTGCCAGCCGGTGTTAGccggtgtgtgcgtgcgtgtgtctgggCGCGCGCGCAACTGTGAACCTCCCCGGAAATTACGTAACTGATACTGTCTTTTGTCAGCTAccgtagtaaaaaaaaaaaaaagaacatttacTTTGTACTGTGAAATATCTAGATGTTAGCTTGGTTGGTCTACACATAAACAAAAATATGTGTGCTTCGCTACTTTGGCATAAGTAACCGGTTGAAATACAACAAACTTTATTAACATCTCAAAGAGGTTCCTTATTTCATTAACACTGAATAGAAAAATACAGAAATCAACTTGTAAAATTGATTCTTATTTCATAGCAGACATGACAGGCACATACGACAtaaaatataggctactgtaattgCTCATTTAAATAATTTTTCAACATAAAGCCATTTTACAGTGAAGTAAGCCAGTAAGCAAAAGTTCAGAATCAGTCTTGTGTTTTCTTGAGTTTATTCTTGAGCTCTGACATCATAAGTGGATTCCCAAATCTGGAGGAAAATAAACAATGATAACTTATTTATTTTAAGATATCTCTTAACACCACTACACTGAACACTGAAAAATAAtctcataataataataaaaacatatacagtatataaaaaCATTATAACCCTGTAAAATGCTGAATATTTACCCCGGGTGTCGAGGTGGTGTCCACTTAGGCTTAGCTTCTGCCTGCTTGAGAGATTCTCCTCCTTCTGGTTCTGCCTTGCTCTGTTGGAGAGACAAGAGTTTTCAAATGTTCTTGTGATTTAAGTTTAAGAAGGCAAATTATGAACCCTTTTGCTGAACTGAACTAGTGTTATTGTGCCTCGTAGCAGACATGGGGTTACTTGCACTGTGGTTCTAAAGACAGACACTTCCTTGtctctgaccaccaaaatagTGTTGGAAACTAAGCACTTGTGATCCTTGATTTTTTGCTGCACTTCCTAAATGCAATATGTTTTTctttaaatataatatatataaatatatttgtatgttgctttggataaaagtgtttgcGCAAACAAATCTaatcaaatgtaatgtaacactTGTTGAAAAGGCTGCTGTGAGAGCAGGCCGTGAGGAGGCTGTACCTGTGCGCTGTTCTCTGAGTCGTGGTCGCCCTTCACGCCCACCTGGGTCTTCCTCAGCACAGGAGGTCCCACACCAAACCCTGGAACAGAAGACCAACGTGAACTCATTCAAAagatcatcatcctcctcatcatctcaCCATCCTCATCAGTAATTGCACATAATATGTCCCTATGAAATGTAGGACTGTGTGTCCAACTATTCCAAATtagaatacattttttaaaataataaattaCCCAAGTTACATTCACAGATATAGtaaacatttctctctctgtcaaaaaCGTGTCATCTTTATTACATTCACATTTTACATTCATATTATTCATTaggcagatgcttttatccaaagtgaagtacaaatagtgcatgGTTTCATTTTCTTCAATCTCTCTGTTGTTGTTTGAAAGCAGAAGTATGATGATATTTCACTTACCAGGAAGTTTGATCCCAATGCCTCCCAGTCCCATCGGTAGGCCTCTGACTGGTGCACGTGGGGAGGGTTTGGGGGCCAGggtgggggccagggagggCTTGAGGAGGAGGGTGCGGGGGTCTTTGGGAGGACGGACATGACGGTTCTTAATGCCTATTTTAGACTTTTGAGCAGTGAAATCCAAAATGGAGGCACCCAACTGCAcagaaaaagaaacacacacagaaaaaaagacATAACAGGAAAAGAATAGACGTTCAACTTGTCTTTTCAAACTTAGAAAGTGCCATCAAAGTAATCTACAAAATATATTATGATCACTATGCTAAACATTTCTGAAACATATTTTTGACCGAAGTGCGAATGATTACCTGAAGTTGTAGATCTTGATATGTAGAGATACTTCCTGATAGAGGACTGAGTCTTGCTTTACCTTCGACCTCTGAGAAGTCCTCTACTCCGGGAATGACCTGCTCTTGTTCTTCTCCTAcgtcatctctctccttcacactgTCCGCTGTTCCTGGTGCTGACCTCACTTCACCCTCCACTCTTTCAATAACAACACTCTCCTTTATCTTCTCTGGAGAACAGTATTCAGTCTCAGCTgactcactcgcacacactgCCTTTATCTCTGTTAATAATCCCGCCTTTAGCTCTCTAACAACCTCGGAatctattgttttgttttttgttgataATCTGACCTCCTTGGTTTCTGCACTCACATCCAGTGTTCCAGTCTCAAAAGGCTCCTCCAATAATCCACCTCCTGTTGTTTTGGCCTCCAGGGATTCATTTGCTGAGTCAGTCTCCATCTCGTCCGATAATTCAACCGTTGTATCGGTAGGATCATCTGCTAATCCAGAGTCGATCAGGCTCTGAAACAGATCTTCCGAGGACTCCAGAGATCCAGTCTCTGCTGACGCATCGCTGGCTTCATCCTCCTCAGCCGGTCCAGTTGTCACTGGTTTCAGATGTTCCTCAGAGACACCAGCCAAGGCTTTGGTCTCTGATTGTTCTGATAAAAGCGTGTTCATGTCCCTCCTGGATCCGACCTCCGTCTCCACGGTGACCTTCGTCTCCACGGtgacctccatctcctctccagccTTGTAGTTTCCCGTCACCAAGGCTACGTCGGCATCCTCGTTCTCCTGGAACCTTCTCTCAGCTGGCACGACACCAGCTGGTTCAGTGTCTGTGTCCTTTGGTTTCCAGGAAGATCTGTCGTTGTGGAATTCAGGTAATGCATTCTCCACCTCATGTTCTACAGCCTCGGACCTCCAACCTGCCGTTTCGGCCTCTGCCTGCGTCTCATCCAACGCCCCTCCTTCCCACTCCCTGTTCCCCTCATCCAGAGATCCCACTggttctccctcctccatctcctctggcACAAGTAAAGAAGCCATCTCTTCTGGTAATCTAAACTCGGTTTCTATTAAATCATGAAATACTCCAGCCTCCATTCCACTCTGTTTAGGTTCACCCTTAGACGGTTTATCTGACAGtccatcatcttcctcctccgtcTTCCCTGCTTCCTCCTGCTCAGAGCCCAATGTTCCCTCTGTCACTGCCTCTGCCTCCGCCTCCGGTCTCCCTGCTTCTGTCGCCACCTTTGGTCTCACTGCCTCTGTCTCCACCTccggtctctctgcctctgcctccacctccggtctctctgcttctgtctcCACCTCCGGTCTCACTGCCTCTGTCTCCACCTCCGGTGTCTCTGCCTCCACCTTcggtctctctgcctccaccttcGGTCTCTCGGCCTCCACCTtcggtctctctgcctctgtctccacctctggtctctctggctccagtctttctgcctctgtctccacttccggtctctctgcctctgtctctgcttctACATTGCTGCTCCTCCCAGCTGTCCATCTGATGGTTCCAGCTAGGTCTTTCTCCAGGAGTTCTGCTTCCATCGACTCTTCTGGTAAACTAGCCTCGGTCATCCACTGTAATTCAGATTTAATCTCTGAGGATTTGTCCACAGCCTGTTCCCTTTCTGACGAGGCAGTCtcaccaaacactgatgtccacAGATCGATAACTGCCTCGATAGCTAAcccatcctcctcctgcacAGTTTCTGCTCCCAACTTTCCCTCTCCTTGCTTTGATACCTCAGCCTCTGCGTGCGTCTCCTCTTCTGAATGTTCTATAGCTGAATCTTTGAGCGCATGAATCTCTGTTTTGTTCTTTGAAACATCTGATTTGTCTGTGTCCTGGAGCGGTGTGGGTTCTGAGAGGCTCAGTGTTTCAGACCTCTCCTCCATGATCACACTCAGGCTCCCATCCTCATGTGACGCCTCAGCAGAGTCTGGGTCTTCTTCCTCGTCCCATTCCTCCCTGGCCGCTGGACAGAGGGCTGCACAGCCACCTTCTACAGCAGCTCCTACACACTCCGCGTCCTCACCGTAAGAACCTAGGGTTACTTCTCGTAACTGGGCGGTCCCTCTTTCGTCATCATTCCCAAATTCCAGGATCTTTTGTGTCGTATCCTCATCCAGCTCTCGGCCATTGTTGTATTCAGGAAGTTCCTCTCTGTTTTTTTCACAGcctgctctccctgcctccaggAACACCCAAGACCCCCGACCTTTCCCTGGGGAAAGATCTCTGAGCGCTCTGATTTCCACTCCATTGTTTTGCATGACTTGGTCCACAGCAGTTGAGGTAACAGCACCTCCAATGCTGCCACTGACCAGCTCTCCTTCTAAGACTTTACCTTCCTCTATTATCATTTGATCCATGTCAAAAAAATGTGGCTGGTCGCAGAAAGTGTTTAGTGCAGGGATTTCATCGtcacacacctcctctctctcctcctctctctcctcctctctctcctctctctcctcttctctctcctctctctcctcctctctctcttctctcttctcctctctctcctcttctctctcctctctttcctcctctctctcttctctctcctcttctctctcctcctctctcagagtCCTTCTGACACCAGCTGATCCTATCGAGtccatctctctgccctccaACTCAGCGGTTCCTCGTGCCTCCTGACATGTTTTCCTAGGGGCCTTGTCCTCGTCTGTGACACTCGCTGTCTGGAGGCTTTCTATGTCGTCTCCTCCCTCAGTCGTCTCTTCCATCATCTGTTGTCTTGTCACAACAGTTGTCTCATCCTTTGACACAGAGTGTCTATTGTCACTGGCCTTTTGCACCGCGTCATCTAACCTCATCTCCGCGGCAACGAGGCCTGTCTCCAGTTCTTGTTTTTCATTGGACACGTCTTGGAGGTCCGGCGGGGGTTTGCGACAACCGTCATTGTTGTCATGTTCATCATTTTGTTCGGAGACATCGGACAGTTCTTCCTCACCGCTCGGTAAGTCTTCTTCACCCATCTTCCTCGCTGCCTCGTCACTTAGATCTGCCTCGTCACCTAGATCTGCCTCGTCACCTAGATCTGCCTCTGAGACCTTCCTCAGGGCATCCACAtcaaccctgtcctcctcttcatcatcctcacctGTGTGTTCTCTGACTGTGTTCCCCCCATCCTGGGTGTCCAGCCTTCTCACCATGACTGGGACTAACCAGCCTGCTCCTTCCGTCTCCATGCGAcacaccccctctcttccctccctctcctctccaccaagTCCTCCCTCGGTTTCATCCCcagctccctccccctctcctccctccccttcctctttccctgtctctgcaGCAGCAACAGAGGCCaggtcttcctcttctcttgtttGGGTGTCACCTTCTCCTCTGTGGTCTTCTTCCTCCACATGGTGATGTAATGCTGGGCTGTCTCTGATCacaggctctccctctctgagcacaggctctccctctctgatcACAGGGAGCacaggctctccctctctgatcACAGGGAGCacaggctctccctctctgagcacaggctctccctctctgatcACAGGGAGCacaggctctccctctctgatcacaggctctccctctctgagcacaggctctccctctctgagcaCAGGGAGCacaggctctccctctctgagcaCAGGTTCTCCCTCTCTGAGCACAGGGAGCacaggctctccctctctgagcacaggctctccctctctgagcacaggctctccctctctgagcGCAGAATCTCCCTCTCTGCACTGGTCCCAGGAGACGGTAGACCGCGGCCGGGCCgtgacctcctccctccctctctcctccaggacccCGACATCGGCCGCATGGTCCACGCGCTCCCCATCCGCTCTCTCTGCGCGTCCTGAGTCTCCATCAGTGGTTCCCACGACGACAGCCTCCGGTCTGAGCAGCCTCTCCACAGCTTCCGTTATGtagttctgagagagagagagagagagggagagagagagagagagagagagagagagagagagagagagagagagagagagagagagagagagagagagagagagagagggagggagggagctagtTTTTGGCCTGCCAAATATTTAATGCCAAATTATTATACTTAATGTTTTTCACAAATCCCCTCACACATTAATCCATCATTTCAGTTTGCACCTCATACTTACCCAGACACTCCATAGAGTCCTGGCAAACGGACCTGGGAGAGAATCCATCTGTTGACTTCAAATACAAATTTTCACCAGTGATGAAAATCAGGTAGCAACTATCTAAACTGTGTTCTTGTGCGTGACGACAAATCCGAACCGTCAGACAAGCGATAAATATAATGGGCTAGCAGCCGTTAACGGAGTGACTACGCAAAGACTTGCAGAGCATTTCAATCAGCGATCATTTTGACATGTTGATTCCGAAATTTCAACTCACCACTCCTCCACACAGTTCCTGATAATGAAACGTCCGGTAATTTGAGGAAGGTGTGACACGCAAGCCAACAGGCATCGCGGTGTTACGCACTTATATGTTTGAAAACCTTAACGAAGAACGGTAACGTTTTTTATTAAACAATTACCACGCATTAAAAAATCATATTCAAATATTTAACAACGTGGCGTTACCATTCCTTCTCTGAACAACGCCTATCTCACAAGTTCAAGCTACAGTTTACAAAAGTTTATGAATATGCTTCGCAGAAAGTTACTAATGTCTCTCTggcttgattgattgattgatgcaTTGATGCATTGATGCATTTCCTTTATCGTCATTATGGTAGAGAATAGAGATCACGTCTGAAGAATGAGACGTGTGAAAACGTTTGCTCACGCTGTGGTCAAAGTGACAAGCTGCACATCTGTTTCCATTGGTTTAAGCCCACACATTGGCTCTACGAAGCCGTTTGGTGACTTTTCAAGCATCAAATTCAGTCTTCCAATTAATGATCTCACACACGGTACAAACCAGTAAAAAACATGAAATCGTTTTAATGTCTAAATACACATGAGTGCGCGATTCTGACCCAGACATCACAATCCAACAACATAAGTCGATCACTGTAGCACACCTTGAGCAAAAATACTAAAAGCTAAATTAATTGTTGTATACAATCCTATTACAGTACTATAGGAGATTAAGattatgtatttttatataaagaaataaataataaatgttaGTAGTAAATCGACCTGAGCACACAAAGGAAAACAGCTCaaggtaataaaaaataaatcaacaaGTGCCAGTTAGAGACGTTATAGAGGTCTAAAAAGGTGATGGTTGTAAGGGGTGATCATCGTCAGGGGTGGTTCAACACGAAGGCGAAACTTCTGTGGTAGGTTCTGCAACAGAAATAAGGGTCAGGTTAGTCAGAGACTCAACCACTGACATGTGACTCATGACACTTCCTGTGTTGTTGGGTCTTTACACGGACTTATCTTCTCTGTATTATTGTGTTCTATAAGTGGGGTATTTTGTACAGACTAAACAGGGTTATAGCCCTGGTCAAAGGTCTGATGTTTGGATCTTGTTTTTGGAGTAGCTGTGTGACCTTACCCATCCATGTCCGATGCCCAGCCAGGGCTAAGGCAGGGTGTGTGATCTCCACGCTCACTCTGAGaggctctctgtcctcccctctgggCCCCCTCGACAGGTACACCCTGTTGATGTGCAAggcctctgtccctccctccacctccacctccgccttctctctctccatgttgttgttgtctgcGTCCAGCTTCTCGTCGATAAACTCGATGCCCTCAGTGTCTGGGTCTGAGACTGCCGCTTCGGTCTCTGGGAGGAAAACACGTGTCTGGGTTCATATGAAACATGTGTCTGAAGAACATTTCCCTTTAGTATGTTTTTatctttttcaacctttcaaaacttttttatatatacttttttttctcacacacacaatgaaagtAGAACAGTGAAGCCAGAGTAAATTAAAGCAGAGCATAGTACaatagagtatagtagagtatagtagagtactcatcaatgatccCAACttcttcaaaatattttttcaacctttagaaactctatagattttattttttaaatcaacCTTTTATTAAGTTAGTCTTCTAATGTACCTGC
This region of Hypomesus transpacificus isolate Combined female unplaced genomic scaffold, fHypTra1 scaffold_127, whole genome shotgun sequence genomic DNA includes:
- the ppp4cb gene encoding LOW QUALITY PROTEIN: serine/threonine-protein phosphatase 4 catalytic subunit B (The sequence of the model RefSeq protein was modified relative to this genomic sequence to represent the inferred CDS: deleted 1 base in 1 codon), producing MGDISDLDRQIEQLRRCELIKENEVKALCARAREILVEESNVQRVDSPVTVCGDIHGQFYDLKELFRVGGDVPETNYLFMGDFVDRGFYSVETFLLLLALKVRYPDRITLIRGNHESRQITQVYGFYDECLRKYGSVTVWRYCTEIFDYLSLSAIIDGKIFCVHGGLSPSIQTLDQIRTIDRKQEVPHDGPMCDLLWSDPEDTTGWGVSPRGAGYLFGSDVVAQFNAANDIDMICRAHQLVMEGYKWHFNETVLTVWSAPNYCYRCGNVAAILELDEHLQKDYIIFEAAPQETRGIPSKKPVADYFL
- the si:ch211-136m16.8 gene encoding plectin, which gives rise to MDQMIIEEGKVLEGELVSGSIGGAVTSTAVDQVMQNNGVEIRALRDLSPGKGRGSWVFLEAGRAGCEKNREELPEYNNGRELDEDTTQKILEFGNDDERGTAQLREVTLGSYGEDAECVGAAVEGGCAALCPAAREEWDEEEDPDSAEASHEDGSLSVIMEERSETLSLSEPTPLQDTDKSDVSKNKTEIHALKDSAIEHSEEETHAEAEVSKQGEGKLGAETVQEEDGLAIEAVIDLWTSVFGETASSEREQAVDKSSEIKSELQWMTEASLPEESMEAELLEKDLAGTIRWTAGRSSNVEAETEAERPEVETEAERLEPERPEVETEAERPKVEAERPKVEAERPKVEAETPEVETEAVRPEVETEAERPEVEAEAERPEVETEAVRPKVATEAGRPEAEAEAVTEGTLGSEQEEAGKTEEEDDGLSDKPSKGEPKQSGMEAGVFHDLIETEFRLPEEMASLLVPEEMEEGEPVGSLDEGNREWEGGALDETQAEAETAGWRSEAVEHEVENALPEFHNDRSSWKPKDTDTEPAGVVPAERRFQENEDADVALVTGNYKAGEEMEVTVETKVTVETEVGSRRDMNTLLSEQSETKALAGVSEEHLKPVTTGPAEEDEASDASAETGSLESSEDLFQSLIDSGLADDPTDTTVELSDEMETDSANESLEAKTTGGGLLEEPFETGTLDVSAETKEVRLSTKNKTIDSEVVRELKAGLLTEIKAVCASESAETEYCSPEKIKESVVIERVEGEVRSAPGTADSVKERDDVGEEQEQVIPGVEDFSEVEGKARLSPLSGSISTYQDLQLQLGASILDFTAQKSKIGIKNRHVRPPKDPRTLLLKPSLAPTLAPKPSPRAPVRGLPMGLGGIGIKLPGFGVGPPVLRKTQVGVKGDHDSENSAQSKAEPEGGESLKQAEAKPKWTPPRHPGFGNPLMMSELKNKLKKTQD